Below is a genomic region from Bacillus mycoides.
TAAAACCATCTGAGAAATCTGAGAAGTCTTGGGATGAAGTACCTGAGGAAATTAAAGCGACATTTGATAAATTAGGTATTCCTGAAGCTGAGCAAAAATATTTAGCTGGTGTATCTGCACAGTACGAATCTGAAGTTGTATACCACAACATGAAAGAAGACCTAGAAGATCTAGGAGTCGTCTTCAAAGATACAGATAGCGCATTAAAAGAGAACGAAGATATTTTCCGTGAGCATTTCGGAAAAGTAATCCCACCAACAGACAACAAATTCTCTGCATTAAACTCTGCAGTTTGGTCTGGTGGATCATTCATCTACGTTCCAAAAGGTATTAAAGTTGATACACCACTTCAAGCGTATTTCCGTATTAACTCTGAAAATATGGGACAATTCGAGCGTACGCTTATCATCGTAGACGAAGGCGCACACGTACACTACGTAGAAGGTTGTACAGCACCTGTTTACACGACTAACTCACTTCATAGTGCGGTAGTAGAAATCATCATTAAGAAAGATGCATATTGCCGTTATACAACAATCCAAAACTGGGCGAACAACGTATACAACCTAGTTACAAAACGTGCGGTTTGTGAAGAAAACGCAACGATGGAATGGATTGACGGTAACATCGGATCTAAATTAACGATGAAATACCCAGCAGTTATCTTAAAAGGCGAAGGCGCTCGTGGTTTAACATTATCTATCGCGATTGCTGGTAAAGGCCAACACCAAGATGCTGGTGCGAAAATGATTCACTTAGCACCAAACACGTCTTCAACAATCGTTTCTAAATCGATTGCGAAGCATGGTGGTAAAGTAACTTACCGTGGTATCGTACAATTCGGACCAAAAGCGAAAAACTCTCGCTCTAACATCGAGTGTGACACGTTAATCATGGATAACCAATCTACATCTGATACAATTCCTTACAACGAAATCAAAAACGATTACGTTTCACTTGAGCACGAAGCGAAAGTATCTAAAGTATCAGAAGAACAATTATTCTACCTAATGAGCCGCGGTATTTCTGAGCAAGAAGCTACAGAAATGATCGTAATGGGCTTCATCGAGCCATTCACTCGCGAACTTCCAATGGAATACGCAGTTGAAATGAACCGTCTAATCAAGTTTGAGATGGAAGGTTCTATCGGTTAATATATGTATGAAGAAAGCGCCCTGCACAGCAGGGCGCTTTTTTATGTTGTGCTGGGTTCAGGGCAGGCTGGGATACCCTCGAACCTAAATCGTATCCACCTTATCCACAGATTTAATACGCTCCCAAATATGTTTCATCCCAATGAAAGAACCATATCCAATTAAAGCACCTAGCATATTCAATATGATGTCATCAATATCAAAAACACCAGTAAAAGTAAGGAGTTGTAACGATTCAATTAATAAAATAAACTTAATGAAAATTTTAGACGCCATTTTTACATTGTTAATTTGTTTAAATAATAAAGGTAGTAGGAATCCGAATGGGATAAATATGATGACGTTTCCTAATGTATTCATAAGTACGATGTCTATATTATAAGGATCTAGTAGATGTGTTAGATCGAATCCACTTAAATAGCGGATTGTACTTCTGAAAGGAACTAAGTTTATTAACCCACCGTGTATAGAATGCCAGTCACCTGTTTCAAAGAAGTACTTCAGATTACCAAAGTAAAAAGCTGGCCTCCCGAGCAACAGTTTAAATAATAAAACAAATGAATACGGTAAAAATAATCCCCAACCAATCCACTGTACATATTTTTGCGTAGAAGATTGCATCGCTTTTTCAATTTCAGTTCCTAAAGTAGAGGCTTCTCCGAAGTTTTGAATGGCTAATGTAGTAGCTTCTTCTTCAGATTTTCCTTGATCAAGAAATTCTTGTTTTAAACTTGTAAGATGATCGTAAATTTCGAAGTAAAGTTCGTCTCTATCAGGTTGCGATAGGTTTGTTTTTTGAACGATACTCTTTATATATTCTTCAATCGTCATTAATTTAAAGCTCCTTTCTGACAAGTTTTAATAAGAGCTGTAACTGAATCCCACGCTGTTAGTTTTTCTTCTAAAATTTTCTTTCCGTTCGTAGTAATGCGATAAAATTTTCGTTTCATACCAGTTTCAGATTCACCCCAGTATGAATTTATTAAATCCTTTTGTTCCAAACGTTTGAGTGCTGGATAGAGTGTACCTTGGCTCATTGTGTATAGATCATTGCTGTTTTCTTTTAGCCTTTGAATAATTTCATATCCGTACGTATCGTGCTGTTTAATGATGGAGAGAAGTAAAATATCAATACTTCCTTTTAATATCTCTTTATCCATTTTATGGTTCACCTCCTTATGATGAAATTGTAACACGACATATGTCGTGTTACAAGGTATATGTGTAGGGCAATACTCCATCTAGGAGGCAGCAAAAAGCTCTTCGCCAATCCGTCCAACAAGCTTCCTGACAAATAGGTCCCCACCACCGACTACAAAGAAAATCCTCTTCCAACTAATCCACAGATTAGAAAAAATAAAGTTTTCCATATTAAAAGGGCAATCTTTGGCTTTTTCTTATAATGCGAGTACAATGTAAAATAGCAAGAAAAGACGAAAAGTATTTACAGGATTATTGCGTACGTATAGCGTAAATGGCAGTAAGGAACTGAGAGGAGGTTTTTTCTCTGAATATAAATAAAGAAACAATCATCCACCTTTATCATACAAACGATATACATAGTCATTTTGAAAATTGGCCGCAAATTTCTCGGTTTGTACAAGGGGAGAAAAGGCGAAGACAGGAAGCGGGAGAGACTGTTTTAACTGTGGATATTGGCGATCATGTGGATCGTTTTCATAGTATTTCGGAAGCGACAAATGGACTTGGGAATACAAAATTATTAAATGAGGCGTTATATGATTATGTAACGATCGGAAATAATGAAGGAATTACATTGGCGAAAGAGCATTTGAATCGTCTATATGATGCTGCTGGGTTTGAGGTGCTCGTAGCGAATTTATTTGAAAAAGAAGGTGTACGTCCAGCGTGGGCGCAGCCTTATAAATTACATACAACGACAGATGGGATTACGATTGCCTTTATTGGATTAACGGTAGCTTATCCAGAGTTTTATCATATGTTAGATTGGCATATTGAAGATCCAATCATCCATTTAGAGTCTATTTTAGAAGAAGTTAAGGATACAGCTCATATTACTGTTGTGCTTTCTCATCTTGGAAAAAGTATGGATGAGTATATGGCGGAGCATTATGATATAGATGTTATTTTAGGGGCACATACGCATCATTTATTTGAGCGCGGTGTTCTTGTGGATAATACTTTGCTTTGCTGTTGTGAAAAGTGGGGACATTACGTTGGTCACGTTCAGCTTACTGTGGATAAAGAGACGAAGAGACTGTTGAAAAAAGACGGTAGAGCGATTAAGACAGAACGGTTAGGTGCTTATAGCGAGCCGTTATCCACAATTGAAATGCTAAAGGAAGAAAGTAAACAGATAATGGCTGAGCCTGTCGTTCATTTAAAAGAATCATTGCTGGTTGATTGGTTTAAGGAGACGACGTTTTCTCATATGTTGGCAAGTGCACTTAAAGAGTGGTGTAATGCGGATGTTGGGATGGTAAATGCTGGTGTACTTCTTGAGGGATTAAATGAAGGTGTTGTGACGCGCGGAGATATTCACAGAATTTGTCCACATCCAATTAATCCATGTTTATTAAAAGTGCCAGGAAAAACGTTACGAGAAGTTATTTTGAAAGCGCGTCGTCCGAATATGGAGAACCTTGAGGTGAAAGGATTCGGATTTCGTGGAAAAGTAATGGGGAAAATGATTTACGATGGTTTGGAAGTGATTCCAGATACGATTCCAGGGAATAAAATTTTACTAGAAGATGTATTGATTAACGGCGAATCGCTGGAATTAGACCGGATATATACGGTAGGGACGATTGATATGTTTACATTCGGATACTTATACCCAGAGCTATCCACACTTTCTGACAAACAATATTATATGCCGGAATTGCTTAGAGATGTACTAACAGACATGTTGATAACTTATACATCTTCAGTCAAACTATAGGCTAGTTAACTTGTAACACTCATTTTTCTCTTGTCATAAAGATAAGAAAGAGAGGAGTGTGAACTATGGTTAATGTAGAGCCAATTATAATTGATAACTATACGTTCATTGCTGTTAGCGTAAAACTTCCAAAGACAAATTTGCTAGCTGTAATGAGCGATAAAGGATATATTATGTGCGGTGCTTTAGATGTAGGTCTTCTAAATGAGAAGTTAGGTGATCGAGGAATTATTGCTGGCCGTGCGGTTGGTGTAAGAACGATTGAACAACTTCTTGAAGCACCGCTGGAATCAGTAACGACTGGAGCCGAAGCTTTAGGTATTCCGGTAGGCACAATCGGAAAAGATGCACTATTAAAAATGAGATAAGCATATATCATCCCTCTTTCTTGCATAGAAATAATATAAGAAGGAGGGTTTTCTGATGGGCATATTTCGTTCGAAAAATTCGCGGTTTCGAAGGGGACCGATTTCCTTTCGGTATATACTGCTTATTTCATTTATTATTTTTATCGTAATGGTAGTTCAAGGTTTATGGATTGTAAATAAAAGTATTCAGCCAACGTTAATTAAGTATGGGGAAACAGAGACTCATAAAATGGCAACAGCAGTTATGACGAAAGCGGTAAAAGACCGGATTAATGAAGGGTTTGATGTAGATTCATTAATGAAAGTACAAACGGATAGGAACGGGAAAGTATCTACAATTGATTTAAATACAAAACAAGTAAATGAAATATTAACATCGACTACTGCATACATAGAAAAATATTTACAACAAGTAGAAAAAGGGGATACGAAAGCACTTGGTATTTTTGAAGAGAATGGGGTATCTATGTCAGTTCCTTTTGGACGCATAACTGATAATGCGCTTCTTGGTAATATAGGACCAGATATTCCGATTAATTTTACGCCAATTGGTCATGTGAATACGGATATTAAACAATTAGTTGAGCCGCAAGGAATTAATAATACAGCGATCAAAATTATTATGGAAGTGGAAGTGACGTTACAAGTTATGATTCCGTTACGCACGAAAGAAATTAAAGTGAAGCAAAACATTCCGATTGCGACGCGCATCGTTCAAGGTGAAGTGCCTACTTATTACGGAAGCGGGGGAGTTGCTGTACCAGATAAAAAGAAAACGGATAATTAGTCAGTAGTGTTCTATTGATTTATATTTATAAAAATAACCGTAGCAATTTGCTACGGTTATCGTTTTGTATTTGCTCGTTCTTTTCGTTCCCAAAGGCTTAAATGCATGTATGGATCGAAAGCCCATTCTGTATAGCCATTGTCTTTATACATGCCGAAATGTAAGTGGGGCGGGAATTTTCCAGCTGTACCAGGAGGACCGTAGCCGGTACTACCGACAAATCCGATTACTTTTCCTGGTTCGACAATTTGTCCGAGCTGTATTTCTTTAGAGAACCCGCCTAAATGAGCGTAATAGTGGTAATTATTATGAAGGTCACGAATACCAATGCGCCATCCACCAAGACGATTCCATCCTTTTGTTTCAATAACGCCATAGCAAGTTGATCGTACTGGTACGCCATATCCAGCAAAAATATCGGTTCCTTCATGAATCCTCCTGCCGCCAAAGCTTCTACCAGCACCGAAAGTACTACGATAGCTATGGTCACTGCGAATCGGGAGAGGGAAAGCATTACCTTCTAAATTAATGCGTCCATAATGTTTATAAATTCGGGCGTATTCTG
It encodes:
- the sufB gene encoding Fe-S cluster assembly protein SufB, which codes for MAKQLPDIGDYKYGFKDKDVSIFRAGRGLTKEIVEEISRMKEEPQWMLDFRLKSLDKFYEMPMPQWGGDLNDLDFDEITYYVKPSEKSEKSWDEVPEEIKATFDKLGIPEAEQKYLAGVSAQYESEVVYHNMKEDLEDLGVVFKDTDSALKENEDIFREHFGKVIPPTDNKFSALNSAVWSGGSFIYVPKGIKVDTPLQAYFRINSENMGQFERTLIIVDEGAHVHYVEGCTAPVYTTNSLHSAVVEIIIKKDAYCRYTTIQNWANNVYNLVTKRAVCEENATMEWIDGNIGSKLTMKYPAVILKGEGARGLTLSIAIAGKGQHQDAGAKMIHLAPNTSSTIVSKSIAKHGGKVTYRGIVQFGPKAKNSRSNIECDTLIMDNQSTSDTIPYNEIKNDYVSLEHEAKVSKVSEEQLFYLMSRGISEQEATEMIVMGFIEPFTRELPMEYAVEMNRLIKFEMEGSIG
- the yunB gene encoding sporulation protein YunB, which translates into the protein MGIFRSKNSRFRRGPISFRYILLISFIIFIVMVVQGLWIVNKSIQPTLIKYGETETHKMATAVMTKAVKDRINEGFDVDSLMKVQTDRNGKVSTIDLNTKQVNEILTSTTAYIEKYLQQVEKGDTKALGIFEENGVSMSVPFGRITDNALLGNIGPDIPINFTPIGHVNTDIKQLVEPQGINNTAIKIIMEVEVTLQVMIPLRTKEIKVKQNIPIATRIVQGEVPTYYGSGGVAVPDKKKTDN
- a CDS encoding VanZ family protein, encoding MTIEEYIKSIVQKTNLSQPDRDELYFEIYDHLTSLKQEFLDQGKSEEEATTLAIQNFGEASTLGTEIEKAMQSSTQKYVQWIGWGLFLPYSFVLLFKLLLGRPAFYFGNLKYFFETGDWHSIHGGLINLVPFRSTIRYLSGFDLTHLLDPYNIDIVLMNTLGNVIIFIPFGFLLPLLFKQINNVKMASKIFIKFILLIESLQLLTFTGVFDIDDIILNMLGALIGYGSFIGMKHIWERIKSVDKVDTI
- a CDS encoding PadR family transcriptional regulator; the encoded protein is MDKEILKGSIDILLLSIIKQHDTYGYEIIQRLKENSNDLYTMSQGTLYPALKRLEQKDLINSYWGESETGMKRKFYRITTNGKKILEEKLTAWDSVTALIKTCQKGALN
- a CDS encoding YunC family protein, yielding MVNVEPIIIDNYTFIAVSVKLPKTNLLAVMSDKGYIMCGALDVGLLNEKLGDRGIIAGRAVGVRTIEQLLEAPLESVTTGAEALGIPVGTIGKDALLKMR
- a CDS encoding bifunctional metallophosphatase/5'-nucleotidase; the encoded protein is MSRFVQGEKRRRQEAGETVLTVDIGDHVDRFHSISEATNGLGNTKLLNEALYDYVTIGNNEGITLAKEHLNRLYDAAGFEVLVANLFEKEGVRPAWAQPYKLHTTTDGITIAFIGLTVAYPEFYHMLDWHIEDPIIHLESILEEVKDTAHITVVLSHLGKSMDEYMAEHYDIDVILGAHTHHLFERGVLVDNTLLCCCEKWGHYVGHVQLTVDKETKRLLKKDGRAIKTERLGAYSEPLSTIEMLKEESKQIMAEPVVHLKESLLVDWFKETTFSHMLASALKEWCNADVGMVNAGVLLEGLNEGVVTRGDIHRICPHPINPCLLKVPGKTLREVILKARRPNMENLEVKGFGFRGKVMGKMIYDGLEVIPDTIPGNKILLEDVLINGESLELDRIYTVGTIDMFTFGYLYPELSTLSDKQYYMPELLRDVLTDMLITYTSSVKL
- a CDS encoding M23 family metallopeptidase — its product is MLRKISLLLSICFLLHQNIAYGEDNQQSIYEKRMALYKETEQSSGIPWYYLAAMDQYERNIRSVRKNIPKKPDAIISLYFKPEIWAGPVNSNDTLPHTISLFGGMGLDGDKDGFANANNDRDLLHTAATILKKQGTSEDRINIMLWEYYRRAKTVELITEYARIYKHYGRINLEGNAFPLPIRSDHSYRSTFGAGRSFGGRRIHEGTDIFAGYGVPVRSTCYGVIETKGWNRLGGWRIGIRDLHNNYHYYAHLGGFSKEIQLGQIVEPGKVIGFVGSTGYGPPGTAGKFPPHLHFGMYKDNGYTEWAFDPYMHLSLWERKERANTKR